The proteins below are encoded in one region of Bremerella sp. P1:
- a CDS encoding DUF1559 domain-containing protein, translated as MANRRGFTLVELLVVIAIIGVLIALLLPAVQQAREAARRMQCTNNLKQLSLSLHNYHDTLGSFPPGWIYLASGRGASTLGSPSFGWGTFVLPYIEQSALFDQINPGIVSYGSVPTDLSDTRLDAFICPSDNPPSPVTSGSYALGASNYSGVMGRFDVLVAGTFHSPAVAASSNPFYGRSDDDNLKFKPDGVFGPNSKISFADITDGTSNTLSFGEKSQLHGNAKAVWMGPRLDKCAACSVAAVFGTVGVVDFAINEDGGSDGWREERVFTSRHPGGAIFALCDGSTRYIAETIDMATYSNLGQRSDGNVVGDF; from the coding sequence ATGGCAAATCGACGTGGTTTCACGCTGGTCGAGTTGCTGGTGGTCATCGCGATCATCGGCGTGTTGATTGCATTGTTACTGCCAGCTGTACAACAAGCTCGCGAGGCAGCTCGCCGAATGCAATGCACGAACAACCTAAAGCAGCTCAGTCTGTCGTTGCACAATTATCATGACACGCTGGGGTCCTTTCCTCCTGGTTGGATTTACTTGGCCTCGGGCCGCGGAGCGTCAACGCTCGGTTCTCCGTCGTTCGGCTGGGGAACGTTCGTACTTCCGTACATCGAGCAAAGTGCCCTGTTCGATCAAATAAACCCAGGCATCGTGAGCTATGGCAGCGTTCCGACCGACTTAAGCGATACCAGATTAGATGCTTTTATCTGTCCTTCGGACAATCCGCCCAGTCCCGTCACTTCCGGCAGCTATGCCTTAGGGGCATCGAATTACAGCGGGGTTATGGGGCGGTTTGATGTCCTGGTAGCTGGTACCTTTCACTCGCCAGCGGTAGCTGCTTCGTCCAATCCGTTTTACGGCCGCTCTGATGACGACAATCTGAAATTCAAGCCTGATGGCGTCTTTGGACCCAATAGCAAGATCAGCTTCGCGGATATTACCGACGGAACGAGCAATACGCTTTCGTTTGGAGAAAAGAGTCAGTTACATGGCAACGCGAAGGCCGTCTGGATGGGGCCTCGTTTGGATAAGTGCGCCGCGTGCTCCGTTGCTGCCGTCTTTGGAACGGTGGGTGTGGTGGACTTTGCCATCAATGAAGATGGAGGCTCGGATGGATGGCGCGAAGAGCGGGTCTTCACAAGCCGTCACCCAGGGGGTGCCATCTTCGCCCTCTGCGATGGATCGACTCGTTATATCGCCGAGACGATCGATATGGCCACCTACTCAAATCTTGGTCAACGCAGCGATGGCAATGTCGTTGGCGACTTTTAA
- a CDS encoding substrate-binding domain-containing protein gives MPQFFRDLVLFFAVFAIFGVFQIARAEEQPSTPPASPMEIPPAENNKLSVEEVRAILNSIDPYLPGKEISGEIDLFGSTTMDALVHGWATGFTKFHPEANIVISAEGSETVFDRLSKNPTSIGMLSRPVTPQDLDKLKSMGLKRPVAIYVARDAMGVYVHKSNPLESITYPQLVSLFCRGDASNEPTWSTVAVEGDLADKPVQIIGRDKNSGTQRYIEDFLFHTHNMRKHAQNVGANAEVISAIAENPQGIGIADLKHTNPSVKRLGLEDKHVIHDGDEHEVLLGQYPMIRPLTLVMDLGQNKDKVAANKEFIRYALAQTGQTQDILAGFFPFDPPTLRNELSKLIEEDSPPVTDAELKKAE, from the coding sequence ATGCCGCAGTTCTTTCGCGACTTAGTACTCTTCTTCGCAGTTTTTGCCATCTTTGGTGTCTTCCAGATCGCCCGTGCTGAAGAGCAGCCGTCGACGCCCCCAGCGTCCCCGATGGAGATCCCCCCGGCGGAAAACAACAAATTATCCGTCGAGGAAGTACGCGCTATCCTCAACAGTATTGATCCCTACCTGCCAGGCAAAGAGATTTCAGGTGAGATCGATCTGTTTGGTTCGACGACGATGGACGCTCTCGTGCACGGCTGGGCTACTGGATTCACAAAGTTCCATCCCGAAGCAAACATCGTTATCTCAGCTGAAGGCTCCGAAACGGTCTTCGATCGATTGTCAAAGAATCCAACAAGTATTGGCATGCTTTCGCGTCCAGTCACGCCTCAGGATCTGGATAAGTTGAAGTCGATGGGGCTGAAACGCCCTGTAGCGATTTACGTTGCTCGAGATGCTATGGGCGTTTACGTCCACAAAAGCAACCCACTCGAGTCGATAACCTATCCACAGCTTGTTTCCCTATTCTGTCGGGGAGATGCATCCAACGAGCCGACTTGGAGCACGGTTGCCGTGGAGGGAGATTTGGCAGACAAGCCCGTTCAGATCATCGGTCGAGACAAAAATAGTGGCACTCAAAGGTATATCGAAGACTTTCTTTTTCACACCCACAACATGCGGAAGCACGCCCAGAATGTTGGGGCGAACGCCGAAGTTATTTCTGCAATTGCAGAGAACCCCCAGGGCATTGGCATTGCGGACTTAAAACATACCAATCCATCGGTGAAGCGATTAGGACTTGAAGACAAGCACGTAATACATGACGGAGATGAACACGAAGTTCTCCTTGGCCAGTATCCCATGATTCGTCCCTTAACCCTTGTCATGGACCTTGGCCAAAACAAAGACAAGGTAGCTGCCAATAAGGAATTCATTCGTTATGCCTTAGCACAAACGGGACAGACCCAGGATATCTTGGCTGGTTTTTTCCCATTTGATCCTCCGACGCTACGCAACGAATTATCAAAACTTATCGAAGAGGATTCGCCTCCGGTAACGGATGCCGAATTGAAAAAGGCGGAATAA
- a CDS encoding YbaY family lipoprotein, with protein sequence MNASIRKYPIYAASLLSTLTVAFIASEANAQTSWGVQPVQTTYANPSDSWYSMNWVGSSSVRKRWRLGIEGENSVTGVVVRQVESGSAAARINIVPGDIIVCVAGDQVGNVGNQIFDLQEELNQHADRFGRVQMLIYYQRIGQLRSLNVQLQDHPAGLTGTLAVESGRLPADAVVTIRLENVSRPFYVVRNGEYSFRASGYGIGDIPFQLNYDPAYISNNDTYRLRAWITSGGRTIYDTVQPPLVLTRGNPTTTRLLLRPVATQYTQANTGSVVTVGYNSVDANQQAIVNAYQRYLGRMPNSMEIAAWYQTGQILNDRMRRLSLELMATDEYYNRSGGNNVLWVNRVFTEIIGHPPTTTETDLWLQRFAELRYSRMELLNQLNMQARR encoded by the coding sequence ATGAATGCCTCTATCCGGAAATACCCGATTTACGCTGCATCGTTGCTGAGCACATTGACAGTCGCCTTCATCGCCAGTGAAGCGAACGCTCAGACGAGCTGGGGAGTTCAGCCGGTCCAAACGACTTACGCCAACCCTTCCGATTCATGGTACAGCATGAACTGGGTGGGAAGCTCCAGCGTACGCAAACGCTGGCGCCTGGGAATCGAAGGTGAAAACTCCGTCACAGGCGTAGTGGTTCGACAAGTCGAATCGGGTTCGGCGGCGGCTCGCATTAACATCGTTCCGGGCGATATTATTGTTTGTGTCGCTGGCGATCAAGTTGGCAACGTAGGCAATCAAATCTTCGATCTCCAGGAGGAACTGAATCAACACGCAGATCGATTCGGGCGTGTTCAGATGTTGATCTACTACCAGAGAATTGGGCAACTAAGGTCTCTGAATGTACAACTCCAGGATCACCCTGCAGGTCTTACCGGCACTCTGGCGGTAGAAAGTGGAAGATTGCCTGCGGATGCCGTCGTCACGATTCGCTTGGAGAACGTAAGTCGACCATTCTACGTCGTCCGCAATGGCGAGTATTCATTCCGGGCATCTGGTTATGGTATTGGGGATATTCCCTTCCAATTGAATTACGATCCGGCCTACATTTCAAACAACGATACTTACCGATTACGGGCATGGATCACTTCGGGTGGGCGAACGATCTACGATACCGTCCAACCTCCTCTCGTGCTGACGCGCGGCAATCCCACAACGACCCGTTTATTGCTGCGTCCAGTGGCAACGCAATACACGCAGGCCAACACCGGTTCTGTCGTTACGGTCGGGTATAACTCAGTTGACGCGAATCAACAAGCTATCGTGAATGCTTACCAGCGTTACCTCGGACGCATGCCGAACTCCATGGAAATCGCGGCGTGGTACCAGACTGGTCAGATCCTCAACGATCGTATGCGACGTCTTTCCCTTGAGTTGATGGCCACCGATGAATACTACAACCGGTCCGGCGGCAACAATGTGCTTTGGGTAAATCGCGTCTTCACCGAGATTATTGGGCACCCACCGACTACTACGGAAACTGATCTCTGGCTTCAACGCTTTGCTGAACTGCGTTATTCCAGAATGGAACTGCTCAATCAACTCAATATGCAGGCACGGCGATAG
- a CDS encoding DUF1501 domain-containing protein: MITSRRNLLQAASCGFGYLALSALCQQSIQAESSASLDPKVPPVRPRARRVIFLCMSGGPAQLDLFDYKPQTGQKKHPGSVYQFRRRGESGQWISDLLPETSRHADKLCIINGMHADTGNHAQSFLQLHTGERLRQRPSMGAWINYGLGTENQNLPGFISLNTSKPSVYSSAFLPPVYEGTPIGTNGENMSKATIDNIRGDHLSKTAKRQQLDFIQTLNRQHLQQNPEAGKLEGVIESMELAYRMQTAAPELLDTSTESEETLKRYRVGKSLSVGTCKPSDFGRQCLLARRFAEAGVRFIEVNHGSWDQHKNHRRDLEANCEVTDAPIAALLDDLEMRGLLEDTLVVWGGEFGRPGLTPDNGKDETGHNYRGFTFWMAGGGVKAGYTHGKTDETGSRAVEGKVHFRDLHATILHALGLRHNELTFFHEGREHRLTGPEGGKVVHEILA; the protein is encoded by the coding sequence ATGATCACATCTCGAAGAAACCTACTGCAGGCAGCATCATGTGGGTTCGGGTACTTGGCGCTTTCGGCCCTTTGCCAGCAGTCGATCCAGGCAGAATCGTCAGCCTCATTGGACCCGAAAGTGCCGCCGGTGCGACCACGAGCAAGGCGGGTTATCTTTTTGTGTATGAGCGGTGGCCCTGCGCAATTGGATTTGTTCGACTACAAGCCGCAGACAGGCCAGAAGAAGCATCCCGGCTCGGTCTATCAATTTCGTCGACGGGGTGAGAGTGGGCAGTGGATTTCGGATCTGTTACCAGAGACGTCGCGACATGCCGATAAGCTTTGCATCATCAATGGTATGCATGCCGATACTGGTAACCATGCACAATCGTTCTTGCAACTCCACACCGGGGAGCGACTCCGACAGCGCCCCAGCATGGGAGCATGGATCAATTACGGGCTAGGGACCGAGAATCAAAACCTGCCCGGCTTTATCAGTCTCAATACCTCGAAGCCCTCGGTCTATTCGAGCGCATTCCTGCCGCCTGTTTACGAGGGAACGCCGATCGGGACCAACGGTGAGAATATGTCGAAGGCGACGATCGATAACATTCGAGGCGATCATCTTTCGAAAACGGCCAAGCGTCAGCAGTTGGATTTCATCCAAACGCTCAACCGGCAGCACCTTCAGCAGAACCCCGAGGCTGGGAAGTTGGAAGGTGTGATTGAGTCGATGGAACTCGCCTATCGCATGCAGACCGCCGCACCCGAATTACTTGACACGAGTACCGAATCGGAAGAAACACTAAAGCGATATCGTGTTGGTAAATCGCTTTCGGTAGGAACCTGTAAGCCTTCCGATTTTGGTCGGCAGTGTCTGTTGGCTCGACGTTTTGCGGAAGCCGGAGTTCGTTTTATCGAGGTCAATCACGGAAGCTGGGACCAACATAAGAATCATCGACGTGACCTGGAAGCGAACTGCGAAGTCACCGATGCGCCGATTGCCGCGCTGCTGGATGACCTCGAGATGCGTGGCCTTTTGGAAGATACGCTTGTTGTCTGGGGCGGCGAGTTCGGCCGTCCAGGTCTGACGCCTGACAACGGCAAGGACGAAACTGGTCATAACTACCGCGGCTTCACATTTTGGATGGCTGGCGGCGGAGTGAAGGCCGGCTACACGCACGGCAAGACCGACGAGACCGGCTCGCGCGCGGTGGAAGGGAAAGTCCATTTTCGGGATCTACACGCAACCATTCTGCACGCACTTGGACTGCGTCACAATGAATTGACCTTTTTCCATGAAGGAAGAGAGCATCGCCTAACCGGGCCCGAAGGTGGTAAGGTCGTTCACGAGATTCTTGCCTAA
- a CDS encoding DUF1553 domain-containing protein: MTHRIPSLLFALLIANAIGSIAFGQEQIPTEERAFFEEKVRPILVTQCYECHSEKSKEIGGKLLLDSRAGILKGGESGPAVVPGEPEKSLLMDALHYESFEMPPEKPLSESDIHVVSQWIQRGAWDPRTQTATKSGPKESWTPQELWSFHPRHVTPPPSVSQKDWPQGPIDQFVLHKIEQAGAKPTEDVEISALARRLFYDLIGLPPSLEEIDSFVQAARKDRQQATEALVDELLSRPQFGEHWGRHWLDVARYGESNGNDGLSRNATFPHAWRYRDYVIDAMNRDIPYDRFLTEQIAGDLLPAATAEERNRLLVATGFLAIGSKPASAMNKDFPMDIVDDQINTVSTAVMGLSVACARCHDHKHDPIPTRDYYALAGIFKSSETLYGAAGNEKLTAPPTELHVLRTELPDDGNKLDQMKASLALPDGYFSQVQQLKPQLSVALDQLPEGWKEVGSPKYSEAEFAQLKESFLQGSANDLTADYTVSFWFKNDMKNNARPITAYLFTRGELGNKEIPGDHLGIGGTHDAKRTGRLFVFNGNKKKASLAGSTVIAPGTWNHVVMVRKGNQVRVYLNGVQKPEIDGKLEPTFGKESRFSLGGRSEGFAPLTGHLAHFNLFSKPLSDTDVVALHVASDRPKGVTQLGVAMGVREAKKPADCKVHINGTSAKLGAEVPRGTLTACWKVVQDAEASPIVPELKIPDSVSGRRELAAWLTDPGQPQTWRVMANRVWLKLMGEGLVATPDDFGVYGARPTHPELLDWLAQDFIDQGGSIKALIRSIVLSRTYQLSSDYDPQIAQQDPENRLITRHRKRRLSAEQLRDSILLASGTLDLKPANGSPIQEIDALINQPPYEASTLHRPSKHRSIYLCYMRNAPPAELAAFDLPDGIKVTGKRSQTVLPAQSLFLLNSPFVIEQAENLASKITADPKATTEEKITQAFRRALQRDPTQTELIEAVTLLDRLESESSGASQSEKMLPWAVFCQALFAANEFRYVD; encoded by the coding sequence ATGACGCACCGGATTCCTTCACTGCTATTTGCTCTACTGATCGCTAACGCGATCGGCTCGATAGCGTTCGGACAAGAGCAGATCCCAACCGAAGAACGTGCTTTCTTTGAAGAGAAGGTCCGTCCGATCCTGGTCACTCAGTGTTACGAGTGCCACTCCGAGAAATCCAAGGAGATTGGCGGAAAGCTTCTCCTCGATAGTCGAGCAGGGATCTTGAAGGGGGGGGAGTCTGGCCCAGCGGTCGTCCCTGGCGAGCCTGAGAAGAGCTTGCTGATGGATGCGCTGCATTACGAGTCATTCGAGATGCCGCCAGAAAAGCCTCTGTCGGAATCGGATATCCATGTGGTCTCGCAGTGGATCCAACGTGGTGCTTGGGATCCGCGAACGCAAACTGCTACCAAATCAGGGCCAAAAGAAAGCTGGACACCACAGGAGCTATGGTCTTTTCATCCACGGCATGTGACGCCGCCGCCAAGTGTCAGTCAAAAGGACTGGCCCCAAGGACCGATCGACCAGTTCGTGCTGCACAAGATCGAGCAGGCAGGGGCTAAGCCCACCGAGGATGTCGAAATTTCGGCTCTGGCCCGACGTTTGTTCTACGACCTGATCGGCCTTCCCCCTTCGCTGGAAGAGATTGATTCGTTCGTGCAAGCCGCGAGGAAGGATCGTCAGCAGGCTACCGAAGCTCTCGTAGACGAGTTGCTTTCGCGACCTCAGTTTGGCGAGCACTGGGGAAGACACTGGCTGGATGTTGCCCGGTACGGTGAGTCGAACGGAAACGACGGCTTGTCCCGCAACGCTACGTTTCCACATGCCTGGCGTTATCGTGACTATGTCATTGACGCCATGAATCGAGATATTCCTTACGACCGGTTTCTAACCGAACAGATTGCGGGCGACTTGCTACCGGCGGCAACTGCCGAGGAGCGAAATAGATTGCTGGTTGCGACTGGATTTTTGGCAATTGGCTCGAAACCAGCGTCTGCGATGAACAAAGATTTTCCCATGGATATCGTTGATGATCAGATCAACACAGTAAGCACCGCTGTCATGGGGCTCAGCGTCGCTTGTGCTCGCTGCCATGATCATAAGCACGACCCTATTCCTACACGCGACTATTACGCCCTGGCAGGTATCTTTAAGAGCAGCGAGACACTTTACGGCGCTGCTGGCAACGAAAAACTTACCGCTCCTCCGACTGAACTGCATGTCTTGCGAACGGAACTTCCGGACGATGGCAACAAGCTAGATCAGATGAAAGCCTCCCTTGCCTTGCCGGATGGTTACTTTAGTCAGGTCCAGCAGTTGAAGCCGCAACTAAGCGTCGCACTCGATCAATTGCCCGAAGGCTGGAAGGAAGTTGGCTCGCCGAAGTACTCTGAGGCAGAGTTCGCGCAGTTAAAAGAGTCTTTCCTGCAGGGCAGCGCTAACGATCTAACAGCGGACTACACCGTTTCGTTCTGGTTTAAGAACGACATGAAAAACAATGCTCGGCCGATCACGGCCTATCTGTTTACTCGGGGTGAACTCGGCAATAAGGAAATTCCTGGTGACCATCTAGGAATCGGCGGGACGCATGATGCGAAGCGAACCGGGCGGCTGTTCGTTTTCAATGGCAATAAGAAGAAGGCTTCCCTGGCAGGCAGCACCGTTATTGCACCGGGAACCTGGAATCACGTTGTGATGGTCCGTAAAGGGAACCAGGTCCGTGTGTATCTAAATGGGGTCCAAAAGCCAGAAATCGATGGCAAGCTTGAGCCGACCTTTGGCAAGGAATCACGCTTTAGCTTGGGGGGAAGAAGCGAAGGATTTGCACCCCTTACGGGACATCTGGCGCACTTCAATCTATTCTCGAAACCACTTTCCGATACAGACGTGGTTGCTTTGCATGTAGCCTCTGACCGCCCCAAAGGTGTAACCCAGTTAGGCGTGGCAATGGGTGTTCGCGAGGCGAAGAAGCCAGCCGACTGTAAGGTGCACATCAACGGTACCAGTGCAAAGTTGGGCGCTGAGGTGCCACGCGGCACGCTGACCGCATGTTGGAAGGTTGTTCAGGACGCAGAGGCTTCACCCATTGTGCCGGAACTGAAAATCCCCGATTCCGTCAGTGGACGTCGAGAGCTTGCCGCTTGGCTAACCGATCCAGGGCAACCACAGACCTGGCGTGTGATGGCGAATCGCGTCTGGCTAAAGTTAATGGGGGAAGGACTTGTCGCGACGCCTGATGACTTCGGTGTGTATGGTGCGCGACCAACCCATCCGGAACTGCTCGATTGGCTGGCGCAAGATTTCATTGACCAAGGTGGGTCGATCAAGGCACTAATTCGCTCGATCGTGCTGAGTCGAACCTATCAGTTGTCGAGCGACTATGATCCTCAGATCGCCCAACAAGATCCTGAGAACCGATTGATAACACGGCATCGAAAGCGGCGTCTGAGTGCTGAACAGTTGCGAGACTCGATTCTGTTGGCTAGCGGTACATTGGATCTGAAGCCTGCCAATGGAAGTCCCATTCAAGAGATTGATGCGTTGATCAATCAGCCGCCGTACGAGGCATCGACTTTGCATCGACCAAGCAAGCATCGCAGTATCTATCTTTGCTACATGCGAAATGCGCCGCCTGCCGAGTTAGCGGCCTTCGATCTACCTGACGGAATCAAGGTCACCGGCAAGCGGAGTCAAACCGTACTGCCGGCGCAGTCATTATTCCTGCTGAACAGTCCCTTTGTAATCGAGCAGGCAGAGAATCTGGCATCGAAGATAACTGCAGATCCCAAAGCGACGACTGAAGAGAAGATCACACAGGCCTTCCGTCGGGCATTGCAGCGAGATCCCACCCAGACAGAGTTAATCGAGGCGGTGACGCTGCTGGATCGATTAGAGAGTGAAAGTTCCGGTGCTTCCCAAAGCGAGAAGATGCTTCCATGGGCTGTCTTCTGCCAAGCCCTTTTTGCGGCTAATGAATTCCGCTATGTCGATTAA
- a CDS encoding sigma-70 family RNA polymerase sigma factor, protein MSTADVARALSLVQPKLRAYIRSLVYNPSDVDDILQNVAVAAIENADKCDPNRSIDAWVFGIAKNKVLKYLERSKRQKLTFSTEVVEALTESASNEDNQAELLESLQSCLDKLDNDKRDMLVRRHRSGVTAREIAREFGYSDSKISRMLNGLYASLMKCMQRQLAWEG, encoded by the coding sequence ATGTCCACTGCCGACGTCGCCCGCGCTCTTTCGCTGGTCCAGCCGAAGCTGCGGGCGTACATTCGATCGCTTGTCTACAACCCATCCGATGTTGATGACATCTTGCAGAATGTGGCAGTCGCCGCGATTGAAAACGCCGACAAGTGTGATCCCAATCGGTCGATTGATGCCTGGGTCTTCGGTATCGCAAAGAACAAGGTGTTGAAATATCTCGAGCGTTCGAAGCGGCAGAAACTGACTTTCTCAACGGAAGTCGTCGAGGCGTTAACCGAGTCTGCCAGCAACGAGGACAACCAAGCCGAACTCTTGGAAAGCCTTCAAAGTTGTCTTGATAAGCTCGATAACGACAAACGCGATATGTTAGTTCGCCGCCACCGATCAGGCGTTACGGCTCGGGAGATAGCCCGCGAGTTTGGTTACTCCGATTCAAAGATCAGTCGCATGCTGAATGGGCTCTATGCTTCGCTGATGAAGTGCATGCAACGTCAACTTGCATGGGAGGGATGA
- a CDS encoding FecR domain-containing protein, whose amino-acid sequence MDPTKDNSRLLTLCGKLRDETITVDEFQELEHMLLEQPGALEFYRQFSYVCSGLEQVSQLEQEQVEEDVSTAISGQLPPLPQKSPEVVSSRKPIPNNQSHSLRLSAALVALAASILIVAFVFQKPKQDTRPQLAMLAESQQAVWTGDRPLKLGDSLATGNYSLASGAARLKFSNNAEIIVQAPSIFSIEDAKRVIMQSGSMTLFAPETARSFQIDTPYGSVIDRGTRIGVFADAEEGLEVHVFEGKADAVLPDADETISLSAGEAVVSKSDREPVKRIPAKQEYFVRSLEDVRNLPIVSGDVELLVSPPRSVRRVRSDILDLGRASLFEEKTDVVLDEELPVLLSHPGKAEDLLGSDGRLLPGTKADSFMLHFVVPWDIRHDNDYLTATGSITFNRPVLGVVANNPARLREWFGHPSTDYPGDRWTGLEQPPTTPEDPGDWLELSEDRKTLHFQLSIHGKGEMPDAPVSELDVVDQLRILVESRE is encoded by the coding sequence ATGGATCCAACAAAAGACAACTCGCGACTACTGACACTTTGCGGAAAGCTACGTGATGAAACGATCACCGTAGATGAGTTCCAAGAGCTCGAACACATGCTGCTGGAACAGCCTGGGGCGTTAGAGTTCTACCGCCAGTTTTCCTATGTCTGCTCAGGCTTAGAGCAAGTATCGCAGTTGGAACAAGAGCAAGTCGAAGAGGACGTTTCCACAGCGATTTCAGGTCAATTGCCCCCGCTTCCGCAGAAAAGTCCAGAAGTAGTCTCCTCCCGCAAACCAATCCCTAACAACCAGAGTCATTCGCTGCGGCTGAGTGCCGCACTAGTAGCGCTGGCGGCCAGCATTTTGATCGTGGCGTTCGTCTTTCAGAAACCGAAGCAGGACACTCGACCTCAACTGGCAATGCTGGCCGAATCGCAGCAAGCGGTCTGGACGGGAGATCGCCCACTGAAGCTAGGCGACTCACTTGCCACTGGGAACTACTCTCTGGCTAGCGGAGCAGCGCGGCTCAAGTTTTCTAACAATGCAGAGATCATCGTCCAGGCCCCCAGCATCTTTTCCATCGAGGACGCCAAACGGGTCATCATGCAAAGTGGCTCAATGACCTTGTTTGCCCCAGAAACGGCACGCTCATTCCAGATCGATACTCCCTACGGATCCGTAATCGATCGCGGTACGCGGATCGGAGTATTTGCCGATGCAGAAGAGGGGCTAGAAGTACACGTGTTCGAGGGCAAAGCGGATGCAGTGCTACCGGATGCTGACGAAACCATTTCTCTTTCAGCTGGCGAGGCAGTGGTTTCTAAATCGGATCGTGAACCGGTGAAACGCATCCCAGCTAAACAAGAGTATTTTGTCCGATCCCTGGAAGACGTTCGCAACCTGCCGATTGTTTCAGGGGATGTTGAACTCCTGGTCTCGCCTCCCCGATCGGTACGCCGTGTTCGTAGTGATATCCTGGATCTCGGCCGAGCAAGCCTCTTTGAGGAGAAGACGGATGTCGTCCTTGATGAAGAGCTGCCAGTCCTTCTATCCCATCCCGGCAAAGCTGAGGATCTGCTAGGCAGCGACGGCCGCCTACTTCCTGGTACCAAGGCCGATAGCTTCATGTTGCACTTCGTTGTTCCATGGGATATTCGCCATGACAACGATTACCTGACGGCTACCGGCAGTATTACCTTCAATCGACCGGTATTGGGAGTGGTAGCCAACAATCCGGCTCGGTTGCGTGAATGGTTTGGCCATCCTTCGACCGACTACCCTGGCGATCGCTGGACCGGGCTGGAACAGCCCCCCACGACTCCTGAAGACCCAGGCGATTGGCTTGAGTTGAGCGAAGACCGCAAAACGCTTCACTTTCAATTGTCGATCCACGGTAAAGGAGAGATGCCAGATGCACCCGTCTCTGAGTTGGATGTTGTTGATCAGTTGAGGATTCTGGTCGAATCTCGCGAATAA